The Bacillus oleivorans genome has a window encoding:
- a CDS encoding GNAT family N-acetyltransferase: protein MKQTIEIRKLTSLQEMRQVEELEEHIWGSPTTPLHQTHTAVKNGGIIAGAYDGEKLVGFQYSFPGYKNGQVYLCSHMLGIHSDYQKSGIGEKLKHKQRELAIEMGYSFITWTFDPLLSVNAYLNLHKLGGIAGSYSENHYGMMDDAQNAGLPTDRFKVEWWIKSNYVNEHKPKNYAVDFNRILLQTKINQDGLPYIVGKNDGVAFDPTADGWLVPIPADFQSIKNSDFELALDWRIKTREVFQGLLAQGFVGEDLIRHPEKHVSYYRFSLRNHLDIK, encoded by the coding sequence ATGAAGCAAACGATTGAAATTCGAAAATTAACATCGTTACAGGAAATGCGGCAGGTTGAAGAGCTCGAGGAACACATTTGGGGTTCACCAACTACCCCGCTTCATCAAACCCATACTGCTGTAAAAAATGGCGGGATCATTGCAGGAGCTTATGATGGAGAGAAGCTCGTTGGGTTTCAATATAGCTTTCCGGGATATAAAAACGGCCAAGTCTATTTATGTTCCCATATGTTAGGGATCCACAGTGATTACCAAAAATCCGGGATCGGAGAGAAATTAAAGCATAAGCAGCGAGAATTAGCGATTGAAATGGGTTATTCGTTTATTACTTGGACCTTTGATCCCTTATTAAGTGTGAATGCCTACTTAAATCTCCATAAACTCGGCGGAATTGCAGGCAGCTACTCTGAAAACCATTATGGCATGATGGACGATGCCCAAAATGCCGGGCTTCCCACTGACCGGTTTAAAGTAGAGTGGTGGATTAAAAGTAATTATGTAAATGAACATAAGCCTAAGAACTATGCGGTTGATTTTAACAGGATTCTCTTACAGACAAAAATCAATCAAGATGGTCTTCCTTATATAGTCGGGAAAAATGATGGAGTTGCTTTTGATCCAACTGCGGATGGCTGGCTTGTTCCAATTCCTGCTGATTTTCAAAGCATCAAAAATAGCGACTTTGAATTAGCGCTCGATTGGAGGATTAAGACAAGAGAAGTGTTTCAAGGTTTATTGGCCCAAGGGTTTGTCGGAGAGGACCTTATTCGCCATCCTGAAAAACATGTTAGCTATTATCGTTTTTCATTACGTAATCATTTAGATATAAAGTAG
- a CDS encoding ABC transporter ATP-binding protein, with product MSANEVLVEVKDLEKHFKLGKNSILRAVDGISFSIHKGETLGLVGESGCGKSTVGRTITQLYSLTGGEVLFNQERLHMARSKEEQKKFKRSMQMIFQDPYSSLNPRMTVQEIIGEGLLIHRPNMSKKERDYRVVELLELVGLNQKHAYRYPHEFSGGQRQRVGIARALAVEPQFIVADEPIAALDVSIQAQIVNLLKNLQEEKGLTYLFIAHDLSMVKHISDRIAVMYLGKIVEMGDSEELYEKPLHPYTEALLSAIPLPDPKLERSRERIILKGDVPSPTNLPSGCRFRTRCPKAMDICSQIEPAFREAEPGRFVACHLFE from the coding sequence ATGAGCGCCAATGAAGTTTTAGTTGAAGTAAAAGACCTCGAGAAGCATTTTAAATTGGGTAAAAATAGCATCCTCCGTGCAGTGGATGGCATTAGTTTTTCCATTCATAAGGGGGAGACGCTTGGCCTGGTTGGAGAATCAGGATGCGGAAAATCAACAGTTGGCCGAACCATTACCCAGCTATACTCACTAACCGGCGGTGAAGTTCTTTTTAACCAAGAGAGGCTTCATATGGCAAGGTCTAAAGAAGAACAAAAGAAATTCAAACGCAGTATGCAAATGATATTCCAAGACCCATATTCATCCCTGAATCCGCGGATGACGGTGCAGGAGATCATTGGGGAAGGGCTTCTAATCCATCGCCCGAACATGTCTAAGAAAGAACGGGATTACCGGGTTGTTGAATTATTAGAACTAGTAGGACTCAACCAAAAGCATGCCTACCGTTATCCCCATGAATTCAGCGGCGGACAAAGACAGCGGGTCGGGATTGCCCGTGCGCTGGCAGTCGAGCCGCAATTTATTGTAGCGGATGAACCAATTGCAGCATTGGATGTATCAATCCAGGCGCAAATTGTTAATCTTTTGAAAAACCTGCAAGAGGAAAAAGGGTTAACCTATTTGTTCATTGCCCACGATTTATCGATGGTCAAGCACATCAGCGACCGAATTGCGGTTATGTATCTAGGTAAAATCGTTGAAATGGGTGACAGTGAAGAGCTATATGAAAAACCGCTGCACCCTTATACAGAAGCACTGCTGTCAGCAATTCCGCTGCCTGATCCAAAGCTTGAACGAAGCAGGGAACGGATTATCTTAAAAGGAGACGTCCCGAGTCCAACGAATCTTCCAAGCGGCTGCCGCTTCCGGACGCGCTGCCCAAAAGCAATGGATATTTGTTCACAAATAGAGCCAGCATTTAGGGAAGCAGAGCCGGGCCGGTTTGTGGCGTGTCATTTGTTTGAGTAA
- a CDS encoding MurR/RpiR family transcriptional regulator, with the protein MQHLKMSIESNFNKLSKGVQKVASYFLKDPEVFAVYPADQIGKTIGVSETTVIRFCQTLGFKGYSGFQKKIQESVLNRRSSLSDYQSGKRAIKESSNFLQEVMFTDAQNIEKVAAQLSEQDFLQAVHSLATADQVLVAGVRSSYSLASWFSFSLELIQGKVKQYRSNHDDILLLFSEINSNKVLVAFSFHRYALETINLAKEAKKRGAYVIGITDSAVAPIREHCDLLLPVELPVPSTLDATPAAFSLLNAIIAGVAVQNGEEFERRRKKFESVQLDHYFVN; encoded by the coding sequence ATGCAGCATTTGAAGATGTCGATTGAGAGTAATTTTAATAAATTATCTAAAGGGGTTCAAAAGGTTGCGAGTTATTTTTTAAAGGACCCTGAGGTGTTTGCTGTGTATCCGGCTGATCAGATTGGCAAGACAATCGGGGTGAGTGAGACGACTGTCATTCGTTTTTGCCAGACACTCGGATTTAAAGGATATAGTGGATTTCAAAAGAAGATTCAGGAGAGTGTGTTAAACCGAAGGAGCAGCCTTTCAGATTATCAGTCTGGTAAACGGGCGATTAAAGAATCATCAAATTTTCTCCAGGAGGTTATGTTTACTGACGCACAAAACATTGAGAAAGTGGCGGCTCAATTAAGTGAACAAGATTTTCTTCAGGCTGTTCACAGTTTGGCCACTGCTGATCAGGTATTAGTGGCGGGGGTGCGATCCTCTTATTCCTTGGCAAGCTGGTTTAGTTTTAGCCTTGAATTAATTCAAGGGAAAGTAAAGCAATACCGTTCAAACCATGATGACATTCTTCTGTTGTTTAGTGAAATAAATAGCAATAAAGTATTGGTCGCATTTTCGTTTCACCGCTATGCATTAGAAACTATTAATCTGGCAAAAGAAGCGAAGAAGCGAGGGGCTTATGTTATTGGCATCACCGATTCCGCAGTAGCCCCGATTCGAGAACACTGTGATTTATTATTACCGGTCGAGCTTCCCGTTCCATCGACGCTTGATGCGACTCCGGCTGCTTTTTCTTTATTAAATGCGATTATCGCGGGCGTCGCAGTGCAAAATGGAGAAGAATTTGAAAGAAGAAGAAAGAAATTTGAGTCTGTTCAATTGGATCACTATTTTGTGAATTAA
- a CDS encoding dipeptidase — MNVIDLHCDALMKLYDSKGKLKYGDSPELDTNKRRLQEGDVKVQAFAIFIDPWMKSEEKWQAALDQVHYFYTDVLGNNPEMKQIKAWEDFDHLKDGEIGAMLTLEGVDAIGNDMNKLSILYQLGVRSVGLTWNNANLAADGAGELRGAGLTTFGLEIVAFLNKHKMLTDVSHLSEKAFWDVIECAEYPIASHSNARVLCNHVRNLWDDQIKAMFAKNGLIHVVFCPPFINESGKATISDLIKHIDHLCSLGGVNQVGFGSDFDGITTYPENLEDSSMYQNLINELLKYYSEDQVKGFAYQNFLNHRPK; from the coding sequence ATGAATGTAATAGATTTACACTGTGACGCACTTATGAAATTGTACGACTCTAAAGGCAAATTAAAGTATGGTGATTCTCCAGAGCTTGATACGAATAAGAGAAGGCTTCAGGAAGGTGACGTTAAAGTCCAAGCGTTTGCAATTTTTATTGATCCATGGATGAAATCTGAGGAAAAGTGGCAGGCTGCACTTGACCAAGTGCATTACTTTTACACAGACGTTCTTGGCAACAACCCAGAAATGAAGCAAATCAAGGCGTGGGAGGATTTTGACCACTTAAAAGACGGCGAGATTGGTGCGATGTTAACCCTTGAAGGTGTGGATGCAATCGGAAATGATATGAATAAGCTGAGCATCCTTTATCAATTAGGGGTTCGTTCTGTTGGTTTGACCTGGAATAATGCGAATTTGGCTGCAGATGGAGCCGGTGAACTGCGCGGTGCGGGTCTGACTACGTTTGGCCTTGAAATTGTGGCGTTTCTCAATAAACATAAGATGCTAACAGATGTTTCCCATTTAAGTGAAAAGGCATTTTGGGATGTTATAGAATGTGCTGAATATCCGATTGCCAGTCACTCTAATGCGCGTGTGCTTTGCAATCACGTTCGTAACCTGTGGGATGATCAGATTAAAGCCATGTTTGCAAAAAATGGTTTAATTCATGTTGTTTTTTGCCCGCCGTTTATCAATGAGAGCGGCAAGGCAACCATTTCTGATTTAATTAAGCACATTGATCATCTTTGCTCATTAGGTGGAGTGAACCAAGTTGGCTTTGGTTCGGATTTTGACGGAATTACCACCTACCCTGAGAACTTAGAAGATTCCTCCATGTATCAAAATTTAATCAATGAGCTATTAAAATATTATTCTGAGGATCAGGTCAAGGGCTTTGCTTACCAAAACTTTTTAAATCACCGCCCCAAATAA
- a CDS encoding M20 peptidase aminoacylase family protein, with the protein MIVVEVSEKVYHDFKHLHANPEVSWKEEKTTQYIASILKENGCRVQTFADCTGVIGEIGEGKPVVAVRADIDALWQEVDGEFRANHSCGHDAHMAMVLGVLYSLKNQTLKGTVRFIFQPAEEKGTGALKMVEKGVVDDVDYLFGAHLRPIQEIPHGTASPVILHGAARFIKGRITGEDSHGARPHLTANAIEVGADLVKLIHGIHLDPMVPHSAKMTAFQAGGESSNIIPGSATFSLDIRSQTNEIMEALVKKIEAGAEMLAQYHGVKIELETRANVAAAVPNQEAQAKLAKAIEAVLGKENLKAPLITTGGDDFHFYTIKRPHLKATMLGLGCDLQPGLHHPNMTFNHGALMHGVQILTKAIVETLGEGR; encoded by the coding sequence ATGATTGTGGTTGAAGTTTCTGAGAAGGTTTATCATGATTTCAAACACCTCCACGCAAATCCGGAGGTGAGCTGGAAGGAAGAGAAAACGACGCAATACATTGCTTCCATATTAAAAGAAAATGGCTGCCGCGTGCAGACGTTTGCTGATTGTACTGGTGTCATAGGAGAAATAGGAGAAGGGAAACCGGTTGTGGCTGTCCGTGCCGATATCGATGCCCTCTGGCAGGAAGTAGACGGCGAGTTTCGTGCCAACCATTCTTGCGGACATGATGCCCATATGGCCATGGTTTTAGGTGTTTTGTATTCCTTAAAAAATCAAACCTTAAAAGGGACTGTCCGCTTTATCTTTCAGCCGGCTGAAGAAAAGGGAACTGGAGCACTGAAAATGGTAGAAAAGGGTGTCGTGGATGATGTGGATTATCTATTTGGTGCACACCTCAGACCGATACAGGAAATCCCGCACGGAACGGCATCACCTGTTATCCTCCATGGAGCAGCCCGTTTTATCAAGGGAAGAATTACAGGAGAGGATAGTCACGGTGCACGCCCTCATTTAACGGCGAACGCGATTGAGGTTGGGGCCGATCTGGTTAAATTGATTCACGGTATCCACCTAGACCCGATGGTGCCTCACTCTGCTAAAATGACAGCGTTTCAGGCAGGCGGGGAAAGCTCAAATATTATCCCGGGTTCTGCGACCTTCAGTTTAGACATCCGCTCGCAAACGAATGAGATTATGGAGGCTTTGGTTAAAAAAATCGAAGCGGGTGCAGAGATGTTAGCCCAATACCATGGGGTGAAAATTGAATTGGAAACCCGTGCAAATGTAGCGGCAGCTGTTCCAAATCAAGAGGCACAGGCCAAACTTGCAAAAGCGATTGAAGCGGTATTAGGAAAAGAAAATCTTAAAGCGCCGCTTATAACCACCGGCGGCGACGATTTTCATTTTTACACGATTAAACGCCCGCATTTAAAAGCAACGATGCTTGGATTAGGTTGTGACCTGCAGCCTGGGCTTCATCATCCCAACATGACGTTTAATCATGGAGCTTTAATGCATGGGGTTCAGATTTTAACGAAAGCGATTGTTGAGACATTAGGTGAAGGCAGGTAG
- a CDS encoding DUF3899 domain-containing protein yields the protein MKNIITITGSLLILSFGVPIIFYQSWSFLYWMDSLFYIGLGLLIIGGAMLLIEGQFFSAFIRSSKHFFKTISKKEQIIQQIEGKKEERIHAYRKSFPSAKIYWFAGLSFCLISLLFSTFIVYLGR from the coding sequence ATGAAAAATATTATTACGATTACAGGTTCTTTGCTTATTTTATCCTTTGGGGTCCCTATTATTTTTTATCAGTCATGGAGCTTTTTGTATTGGATGGACAGTCTTTTTTATATAGGGCTTGGTCTGCTCATAATTGGCGGGGCTATGCTTTTAATAGAAGGGCAATTTTTCTCAGCTTTTATCCGAAGTTCTAAGCATTTTTTTAAAACAATTAGTAAAAAAGAGCAGATTATACAACAAATTGAAGGAAAAAAAGAAGAAAGGATTCACGCGTATCGTAAATCCTTTCCTTCTGCCAAAATTTATTGGTTTGCTGGACTTAGCTTTTGTTTAATAAGTTTACTTTTTTCCACTTTTATCGTTTATTTGGGGCGGTGA
- the opp3b gene encoding oligopeptide ABC transporter permease, whose product MQRYFLQRLGYMLITLFIIVTMTFFLMKLLPGTPYTNPEKLTDQQIAVLNAKYGLDKPVAIQYVQYLGNLIQGDLGYSFQKVGRTVESMIGDRIGPSALIGFQALVFGTIVGLALGILSALRHNTIFDYGSVILAVLGMSIPSFVFAALLQYFIGLKLGWLPVALWDSYEYSILPSLALSVTVIATVARFIRSEMLEVLGHDYVITARAKGISESSVIAKHVIRNALIPVVTMLGPLAVSIMTGTLVIEKIFSVPGLGEQFTLSILVLDYSVIMGITIFYSTLFILVVFIVDILYGILDPRINLKRGEAA is encoded by the coding sequence GTGCAACGATATTTCTTACAACGACTAGGCTATATGCTCATCACGTTATTTATTATTGTAACGATGACATTCTTTCTAATGAAGTTACTTCCTGGAACACCGTATACCAACCCTGAAAAATTAACGGACCAGCAAATAGCTGTTTTAAATGCAAAATATGGTCTGGACAAGCCTGTGGCCATTCAATACGTTCAATATTTAGGAAATCTGATTCAGGGCGATCTTGGTTATTCCTTTCAAAAAGTCGGGCGAACGGTTGAAAGTATGATAGGAGATCGAATTGGCCCTTCTGCCTTAATTGGTTTTCAAGCCCTTGTCTTTGGAACAATAGTGGGGCTTGCCCTCGGTATTCTATCTGCATTGCGGCATAATACGATTTTTGACTATGGTTCTGTGATCCTGGCTGTGCTTGGGATGTCCATTCCTTCATTCGTCTTTGCAGCCTTACTCCAATATTTTATCGGTCTGAAATTAGGCTGGCTCCCAGTTGCATTGTGGGATAGCTATGAATATTCAATTCTCCCATCTCTTGCTCTGTCCGTTACGGTAATTGCGACCGTTGCCCGATTTATCCGGAGCGAAATGCTTGAGGTATTAGGCCACGACTATGTCATAACAGCAAGGGCGAAGGGAATCAGTGAATCTAGTGTAATTGCTAAGCACGTGATTCGTAATGCCCTGATTCCAGTTGTGACGATGCTCGGACCTCTTGCGGTATCGATTATGACAGGAACACTTGTTATTGAAAAAATATTTTCTGTACCGGGATTAGGGGAACAATTTACTTTATCCATCCTCGTGCTCGATTACAGTGTCATTATGGGAATTACGATTTTCTATAGTACCCTGTTTATTCTGGTCGTATTTATCGTCGATATTTTATACGGAATATTAGATCCTCGGATTAATCTAAAGCGAGGTGAAGCAGCATGA
- a CDS encoding gamma-glutamyl-gamma-aminobutyrate hydrolase family protein, with amino-acid sequence MKPIIGITSHVELDSKHTLNHDYIKAVLEAGGVPVILPIGIDDDVDQLLEKLDGILVTGGGDIDPTLFGEEPHANLGVISPGRDSSELAIIGKALALNKPILAICRGIQILNIAVGGDMYQDIYAQSDQTLLQHSQKASRSHVSHYVNVEKNSLLADIAGQTKFKVNSFHHQAVRHVPKPLAISGTASDGIIEAIESVEHKFVLGVQWHPEPLAANGDEISKKIFQRFIQSC; translated from the coding sequence TTGAAACCGATTATTGGGATTACATCACATGTGGAACTGGATAGTAAGCATACCTTGAATCATGATTATATTAAGGCTGTGCTGGAGGCAGGGGGAGTTCCCGTTATTTTGCCAATCGGGATTGATGATGATGTCGATCAGCTCCTGGAAAAGTTAGATGGGATCCTCGTTACAGGCGGAGGAGATATTGATCCGACTTTGTTTGGGGAGGAACCACATGCAAATTTAGGGGTGATTTCACCAGGGCGTGATAGCTCAGAGTTAGCGATTATTGGGAAGGCACTTGCCTTAAATAAGCCAATTTTGGCAATTTGCCGCGGCATTCAGATTCTAAATATTGCCGTGGGAGGCGATATGTATCAGGATATTTATGCACAAAGCGATCAGACTTTATTGCAACACTCCCAAAAGGCGAGCCGGTCTCACGTATCCCATTATGTTAATGTTGAAAAAAATAGTTTACTAGCTGATATTGCCGGGCAAACCAAATTCAAAGTGAATTCGTTCCATCACCAGGCGGTTCGCCATGTTCCGAAACCGCTGGCGATTTCGGGAACTGCATCTGACGGAATTATTGAAGCCATTGAAAGTGTCGAGCATAAATTTGTACTTGGCGTCCAATGGCATCCAGAACCATTGGCTGCCAATGGAGATGAGATTTCGAAAAAGATTTTTCAACGATTTATCCAATCTTGCTAA
- the opp3C gene encoding oligopeptide ABC transporter permease: protein MKLETNKSTKAVIQKNSLQQSQTVPAEITDDLFVAAPLNPEKAEEITSPPMSFWKEAFYRLAKNKGAMISLVLLVILGAIAIIGPLLTDYRYDQQNIAHTNLPPKIEGLERLGFDGIDANGVDQYETRGIEENHWFGTDEFGRDLWTRIWTGTQISLFIAIVAALLDLVIGVVYGGFSAFFGGRVDNVMQRIVEVLVGIPNLIVIILFILILEPGIRSIILAMIITGWVGMARIVRGQVLQLKGQEFVLASRTLGASNSRLIWKHLLPNVMGPIIVTVMFTIPTAIFFEAFLSFIGLGLQAPLASLGVLIEDGYQAMRFHTYKLFLPALIISVTMICFNLLADGLRDALDPKMRK from the coding sequence ATGAAGCTAGAGACTAACAAGTCGACTAAAGCAGTCATTCAAAAAAACTCTCTTCAACAATCACAAACAGTCCCAGCTGAAATTACAGATGATTTGTTTGTTGCAGCCCCCCTTAATCCGGAGAAAGCAGAGGAAATCACAAGTCCGCCGATGTCGTTCTGGAAGGAAGCCTTTTATCGCCTTGCCAAAAATAAAGGGGCGATGATTTCTCTCGTCCTTTTAGTAATCCTTGGTGCGATAGCGATAATCGGTCCGCTTTTAACGGATTATCGGTATGATCAGCAAAATATTGCTCATACGAACCTGCCGCCCAAAATAGAAGGATTAGAGCGGCTAGGATTTGATGGGATAGACGCAAATGGGGTCGATCAATATGAAACCCGCGGAATCGAAGAAAATCATTGGTTTGGAACCGATGAATTTGGCCGTGATTTGTGGACAAGGATTTGGACAGGCACTCAGATTTCCTTATTTATCGCAATCGTTGCCGCACTTCTCGATCTTGTTATCGGTGTCGTCTATGGTGGATTCTCTGCCTTCTTTGGCGGTAGGGTTGATAATGTAATGCAGCGGATTGTCGAGGTATTGGTAGGGATTCCGAATCTCATCGTGATCATTTTATTTATCCTTATTTTAGAGCCTGGCATCCGATCGATTATTTTAGCGATGATTATCACCGGTTGGGTTGGGATGGCCAGGATTGTTCGCGGACAAGTCCTGCAATTAAAGGGGCAGGAATTTGTCCTTGCTTCTAGGACTCTCGGTGCTTCCAATTCGCGTTTAATTTGGAAGCATTTATTGCCAAATGTAATGGGTCCTATTATTGTAACCGTGATGTTCACAATCCCAACTGCGATCTTTTTCGAAGCATTTTTAAGTTTCATAGGTTTAGGTCTTCAGGCACCGCTGGCTTCGTTAGGTGTATTAATTGAAGACGGGTATCAAGCGATGAGGTTCCACACCTATAAGCTGTTCCTCCCAGCATTGATTATTAGTGTGACCATGATTTGTTTCAACTTGTTAGCAGATGGACTTCGAGATGCGCTCGATCCGAAAATGAGGAAATAG
- a CDS encoding peptide ABC transporter substrate-binding protein, producing MKRRRWFSLLTLLLIGTMILSACNFSSSNGETEGEGDTGNGNGEETPEVAQILKMDASADIPTLDSTKAHDGVAFTVLNNVNEGLYRQDQNNQPILAIAETHDESDDGLVHTFTLRDAKWSNGDPVTAQDFEFAWKRVMAEAGPYNFMFVTASVKNAEKIINGEATADELGVVAKDEKTLEVTLEAPNPLFKTLLTFPTFLPQNQAFVEELGDQYALEAENILANGPFKLVEWTQEQGWKYEKNPDYWDAANVKLDEIHVTVVKDSMTSANLFEEGTIDRTTLSAELVDQYTSHEDFSISKQSGIGFLRFNHNHPALSNVNIRRAIDMAIDKQGLTDVILKNGAQPLYGVVPAGFYFSPDQKDYRELNGDFNKGTVEEAQELWQQGLEEIGQDSVAVSINTSDAESSKKMAEYLQAQLQEKLPGFTLEIKAVPFAQRLEIEKAVEYDLSLSTWGPDYSDPMTYLDMWVEGASTNRMDYVNKDLNALVDQARTETDPSARYQMLLDIEKILLEEDAAIAPLYQSGLALLQRSKIKGLVEHPTGAEFTFKWAYIEE from the coding sequence ATGAAGCGAAGAAGATGGTTTTCACTATTAACGTTACTACTGATTGGAACCATGATTTTATCAGCATGTAATTTCAGTTCATCTAACGGTGAGACTGAGGGTGAAGGTGATACTGGAAATGGAAATGGTGAAGAAACTCCAGAAGTGGCACAAATTTTAAAAATGGATGCATCAGCTGATATTCCTACATTGGATTCGACAAAGGCTCACGACGGAGTAGCTTTTACCGTTTTAAATAATGTAAACGAGGGTCTGTATCGTCAGGATCAAAACAATCAGCCGATTTTAGCTATCGCTGAGACACATGACGAGAGTGATGATGGGTTAGTACATACCTTTACATTAAGAGATGCGAAGTGGAGTAATGGTGACCCTGTAACAGCCCAAGACTTTGAATTTGCCTGGAAGAGGGTTATGGCAGAAGCTGGTCCATATAATTTCATGTTTGTAACTGCAAGCGTTAAAAATGCAGAAAAGATTATAAATGGCGAGGCAACTGCTGACGAGTTAGGTGTAGTGGCGAAAGATGAAAAGACGTTGGAAGTTACACTTGAAGCTCCAAACCCATTATTTAAAACCTTATTAACTTTCCCGACATTCTTGCCGCAAAATCAGGCATTTGTTGAGGAACTGGGTGACCAATACGCATTAGAAGCGGAAAACATTTTGGCAAATGGTCCATTTAAATTAGTAGAGTGGACACAAGAGCAAGGCTGGAAATATGAAAAGAACCCGGATTATTGGGATGCAGCTAACGTAAAATTGGATGAAATTCATGTCACAGTTGTAAAAGATTCTATGACGTCAGCGAACCTATTCGAAGAAGGTACCATCGATCGTACGACGTTATCTGCTGAACTAGTTGACCAGTATACATCTCATGAAGACTTTTCAATTTCAAAACAATCGGGAATTGGGTTCTTGCGTTTCAATCATAATCACCCAGCACTATCTAATGTGAATATCCGCAGAGCGATTGATATGGCGATTGATAAACAAGGTTTGACAGATGTTATTCTGAAAAACGGTGCACAGCCATTGTACGGAGTTGTCCCAGCTGGCTTCTACTTCTCACCTGACCAAAAGGATTACCGTGAGTTAAACGGTGACTTTAATAAAGGAACAGTAGAAGAAGCTCAGGAGTTATGGCAGCAAGGTTTAGAAGAGATTGGCCAAGATAGCGTAGCAGTATCGATTAATACTTCAGACGCAGAGTCAAGCAAGAAAATGGCTGAGTATCTGCAAGCGCAGCTGCAAGAGAAACTTCCAGGATTTACGCTTGAAATTAAAGCAGTTCCATTTGCACAGCGTCTAGAAATTGAAAAAGCGGTTGAATATGATCTTTCTCTCTCAACTTGGGGACCAGATTACAGTGACCCGATGACATATCTTGATATGTGGGTGGAAGGTGCCTCTACAAACAGAATGGATTACGTCAATAAAGACCTCAATGCTCTAGTAGATCAAGCGAGAACAGAAACGGATCCTAGTGCACGTTATCAGATGCTTCTTGATATTGAAAAAATCCTGCTTGAGGAAGATGCAGCCATTGCACCTTTATACCAATCAGGTCTGGCTCTATTACAGCGCAGTAAGATTAAGGGGTTAGTCGAACATCCAACTGGTGCTGAATTCACCTTTAAATGGGCATACATTGAAGAATAA
- a CDS encoding ABC transporter ATP-binding protein has product MTETILNVDNLHISFKTQTGTVSAVRGVNFELKKGETLAIVGESGSGKSVTAKSIMRLLPKHNTIISDGKITYENKSLLDLSGKDIAHIRGSEISMVFQDPMTSLNPTMKIGKQIMEGLIKHQSLSKNEAKKRAAEMLAMVGIPNPAERLNAYPHQFSGGMRQRVVIAMALACNPKILIADEPTTALDVTIQAQILDLMKDLQQKTGTAIILITHDLGVVANMADRVAVMYAGKIVEQGTLDEIFYSPQHPYTLGLLQSMPKLHAKRSEALIPIPGTPPDMATLGSGCSFAARCPYTMKVCHHFSPEETTVEGNHTVSCWLQDKRTPADLRPAAIVGGVTNERQ; this is encoded by the coding sequence ATGACAGAAACGATATTAAATGTAGACAATTTGCATATATCCTTTAAGACCCAAACTGGGACAGTCAGTGCAGTCAGAGGTGTAAATTTCGAACTAAAAAAGGGAGAAACGCTTGCCATCGTAGGTGAATCAGGCTCAGGAAAGTCTGTCACAGCTAAGTCAATTATGCGTCTATTGCCTAAGCATAACACCATCATCTCTGACGGGAAAATCACCTATGAAAATAAAAGCCTCTTAGACTTATCGGGTAAAGACATAGCCCATATTAGAGGATCTGAAATATCGATGGTCTTTCAGGATCCGATGACCTCTTTAAATCCTACGATGAAAATTGGAAAACAGATTATGGAGGGTTTAATAAAGCACCAAAGCCTGTCCAAAAATGAAGCCAAAAAACGGGCTGCTGAAATGCTGGCGATGGTTGGGATCCCAAATCCTGCGGAACGATTGAATGCGTATCCTCATCAATTTTCTGGCGGGATGCGGCAGCGGGTTGTGATTGCAATGGCACTTGCATGTAATCCGAAGATTCTCATTGCCGACGAGCCTACAACAGCACTGGACGTTACGATTCAGGCGCAAATTCTGGATTTAATGAAGGATCTCCAGCAAAAAACGGGGACTGCGATTATTTTAATTACGCATGACCTTGGGGTAGTTGCTAATATGGCTGATCGGGTTGCCGTTATGTATGCAGGAAAAATTGTAGAACAGGGAACACTTGATGAAATTTTCTATAGCCCTCAGCATCCATACACGCTGGGACTTTTACAATCGATGCCAAAACTGCATGCTAAACGGTCGGAAGCTCTTATTCCGATCCCAGGAACACCGCCAGATATGGCAACCTTAGGAAGCGGCTGCTCCTTTGCAGCTCGCTGCCCCTATACCATGAAGGTTTGCCATCATTTTTCGCCAGAAGAAACAACGGTTGAAGGCAATCATACTGTTTCATGCTGGCTACAGGATAAGCGGACACCTGCGGACCTCCGTCCAGCGGCGATTGTAGGGGGTGTGACAAATGAGCGCCAATGA